GGACACGCCTTCTGGAAGAGCTCCTTGCGCACGTGGAGCCGCAGCCGGTCCTCTTTCGTCAGCGTGAACACCGAGCGCTCGCGCTTGAGCAGCTGGGAGGAGAGGGGCAGGCGCTCCTCCCCCATCTCCAGCACGAAGGCCTCGTGGGAGTAGAGGGCCTGGAGCGTCTCGTCCTCCGCGATCAGGGCGGGGAGCGTGTTCTTCTCCTGGTACAGATCGTTCGGCAGCAGCACCCCGGGCCGGGGAGGAGGCGCCTCCGCGAAGGCGAGGCGCGGGTGCATGTTGCGCGCATACCACCGCGCGTAGTCCTGCTGCGCCTCGGGCGGGTCCTCGGGGAACGAGCGCGGGTTGTCCGTGTAGAGGGCCTTCTGCAGCTCGCACGTGTACGACTTCGCGCTCTTCATCTGCAGCTTCACCGCGGGGCATCCGGTCCTGCACAGGCGCAGGTGGCCGCAGCTCTGACAGCTCGAGTCGAAGCCCTGGGCCTGGTGCAGCGCGCTCACCTTCCGGGCACCCGTGGCGAGAATCTGCTCGACGGAGTCGGTGAACACGTTGCCGTAGTGGAGCTCCTCGAGCCCCTGCCCGCGCACGCACGAGTACACCGAGCCATCACTCTGCAGCAGGAAGAAGCGCTCGCCGCAATTGAAGGCGCTGGTGCAATAGGACGGCTTGAACTCGTCGAACCAGTTGCGCCGCAGCCCTTCCTCGAGCTCCGTACCCGCGAAGGCCTCGTTCAGCGCCCGGTACAGCTCCATCTGCTTCGCGGGCGAGGCCTGCGTCAGCGGCGACTTGCCCTTGCTCACCTCATGCGTCTCGTTGAGCGCCGACTCGAACGCGAACATCACGTTGAACCGGTTCATGTCGAAGCCCAGCTCGCGATGGATGAACCAGATGTCGTCGATGATGGCCGGGATGTCCGCCAGGTGCTCCTCGCACAGGGTGGCAGAGATCTTCTTCGCGTGCGGATAGCGCGCCAGCAGGCGCAGGTTCTCCAGCGTCTTGTCCAGCCAGCTCGCCCCACCGCGCGTGGTGCGGTGCTTCGCGTGGAGCGCCAGCGGCAGGTCGATGCTCGCGCTGATGGAGACCTTGTGCTTCACGAACAGATCGTAGAGCGGGGCGAACCGGTACAGGTTCGTCTTGATGTGCGGCACGCTCTTGGGCTGCCCCAGCGCGGAGAGCGCGTCGAAGTGGCCCATGTAGTAGCCACGGATGAGCGTGAACAGCTCCTCCAGCACCGCCGGAGGCATCGTGGTGACCTCGCCCCCGTGGAGCGAGACGTTGAAGGCGAGAACCCCGGCCGCCTCGAAGGCGTCCAGGGCGTGCCGCAACGTGGCGGTGGCGCGGGCCGCGTCCTTCTTGAGCGTGTTCCGGGTGGTCTGGTCCCCGAGGTAGCAGTAGCTGCAACCCAGGTTGCAGCCCAGCGTGGGCACGTAGAGCAGGTGGATGTGACGGGAGTACTCCCGCTGGGGCTTCAGCTGGGGCGCGTTCATGGCGGGCTTCAGGTGCCAGTCTCCAGCAGGCCGTCCCTCACATCCGAGAGATCCGCGTGGGGGGCGGCGCGGCGCACGTGCTTCAAGATCTTCTGCGCCACCTTCTGGAACCGGGCCGCCTTGTTGGCCGCGATCTTGTCCGGCTTGCGGGCCCCCGTCTGGAACCTGTCCTGCTCCAGCACCAGCACCCGGCCCGTGGACGACTTGAGCACGAGCCGTTCCCCGCCGGCCTCCATCGAGACCCGCTGGATGTTGGCGTAGTACAGGATCTTCCCGCCGCAGATGAGATAGCGGGGCCCCACGTAGAGCCGCTTGGGTGGCCGGGCGACCACCACGGCCGCGAACCCCAGGGCGAGGACCAAGGGGAAGAAGACGAACAGCGCTCCGACGGCGGCGCCCAGGATGAGCGCGAGCGCCCCCCACCGGGCACCGCTCAAGCTCACCGGCTCGCCATGATCGTACTTGATCAGGGCGAACTTCTTGCGATCCATGGTTGCTCCCGCTCCATCGGGGCCGAGCCTAACAACTCCCCCCGAGAGGGACCAAATGGAGCCCGCGAGCACGCTCCCCCGCCCTCAGAAGATGGGCGGATGCTTGTGCGGCTGGAGGATGGGCCCCTGTGTCTCCTGGAGGTATTGGCTCGGGATGGAGGTGGGGACCGGAGGCTCCCCCTCCGTCCGGGACGCCGCGGGCAGCGAGGGAGACAGCGCGCCCACGTACAGCAGCCCGTGGAAGCCCTCCTCGGTGCGGGTCTCGAGGAGGCGGATGCTCGGGCCCATTCCCGGGAGCGCCGCCACCCGCGGGTGGGGCGTGGCGCCCATGAGGCCACAGCGCAGCTGCCCCCCGCGCTCCAGGTCGCAGCCCCACCGCGAGCCCGGTGCATAGCTCAGGTCGAGCGCCACCAGCTTCTTGTCCGCCCGGGCCAGGTGCCACCCCATGGGGATGAAGTGCTCGTCCCACTCCACGCCCCGCCGCAGCCGCATGTGCACGTTGCCCGCGAGCACGAACAGCACCTCCTCGCGCTGCTTCTGCCGGCGCACGAGCAGCGTGTCCGCCATCTCCAGGTCACGCGCGCTCCCGGTGGCGGTCTCGACGCCGAAGGCCACCAGCGCTACGGGCAGCCCCGAGGCCCGCAGCGAGCGGACGCGGTCCACCAGCTCCATCATCGCCCGGCTGCCCCGCCCGTCCTGGTGCGGCTTGCGCCAGAAGTCACCGCGCAGCAGCTCGTCCTGGTCCGCGGGCGCCCCCGGGCTGGACAGGTACGCCTCCAGCCGCGCCCGCTCCTCCCGCGGAAGCGAGACGCCCAGCGCCACGCGCAGGCCCCGCGCCGCGGCCTCGCACACCATGTCCCCCACCACCGCCGGTGTCTCCCGCGTCCCGAGCTGCTCGCCCACCAGCAGCGTCAGCCCGGGCCGCAGCAGCTCGCTCAGGCCCTGGACCTGACGCGGACACGGACCCTCCGCGGACGCCGTGGCCTCCGCGTCCGTCTTCCAGCGCTGGAGGTAGAACGACGGCTCCCGCGTCAGCGGCGCGGCCGGCGCCTCCCGCACGTCGCCACTGAGTGTCTCCACTCCGACGCCCGACTCCAGGCGCAGGGCGAGCGCCTTCTCCAGCTCCAGGTCCCTCGTCCCGTGCGCCTGCCCCCCCAGCGAAGCCATGGCCGCCGTCTGGAAGAACTGCGGTCCGCGCAGGGAGGGATCCGACTCCCACTCCTTGTTCTCCAGGATGGACTTCTGCATGTAGCTCTTCACTTCCACGTCGTTGCCCGTCACGGCGCGGCGCATGTGGAAGATGCGCACCACGGACTGACGCGGCGCCACCCGGATGCCCACCACGAGGTAGCGCTCGAAGACGCCATTGCCCCGGGTGCCCGAGACCGGCTGCCTCCAGGTCGTGAGCAGCTGGTTCGCGTCCTCGGTCTCCTCGAAGGAGAAGCCCCGCTCCCGCATCAGCTCGCGCGTGGCCGCCAGCGCCTCGTCCACGGGCTTGTAATAGATGTGCTCGTAGCGGGGAGTGAGCTCCTCGGGCCTCACCCCACGGGCACAGCCGAGCACCGAGACCAGGACCAGGACCAGCGACAGCGGGACGAGCCGATTCAAGACGACGCTCCGGGGTCAGGAGGACTCCTCCCTGGGAACGGCCCGGAGCGGCCGGTATATCGGCCGGGCGTGTCTGAAACGTGGACGGGGGCCTCATGCAGAAAACGGATTCCCGCCCACCCCACCTTGGTGGTAGGCACCCCCCTGTTTCCGTAGGGGGCTTCATGGACTCCAGTGACGCGCTGCACCTCCGCATCCGAGCGGCCACCGAGAAGGATGTGCTGCTCGGTATGTTCTTCGACAGCTCGATGGAGAATCTCCAGCGGCAGCTGGGACCCACGGAGGCCGAGGCCGTGCGCAAGGAGGTCTTCGGCTCGCGCAACATCGTGAGCTTCTTCCGCTACCCGGTGGCCGACCTCCTCAAGCTGGTCGACCTCGGCGTGAAGCGCAACAGGACGAGCTCGCGCAAATACGATGACGCCATCGCCGATTTCGGCCGCGCCGCGGTGAACTACTTCTTCGACTCGCAGGCCGGCAAGATGATGTCCTTCCTGTCCGGCGACGAGCCCCACCGCCTCATGGCCAGCTCCCCCGCCGCCTACAAGGCCGTCACCGCCTTCGGCGAGCGCTCCTATGAGCGCGTGAGCGCCCGCTCCGGCAAGCTCATCTGCCATGGGGAGCTGCTCGGCGCGGCGTGGACCCAGGGCGTCGTGGAGCAGGCCCTCCTGAAGGCCGCCAAGGTCAGTGCCCGCGTGCGCATGGAGGTGAAGAACCCCTCCGGCAGCGACTTCATCGCCCACGTGGAGTGGTGAGCCCCATGGAAGCAAGCAACACCCCGCGCATCAAGGTCTGCTGCATCTCCAGTGTCCAGGAGGCCCACGCCGCCATCCGCGCTGGCGCGTCCGCGTTGGGGCTCGTCTCAAGCATGCCCAGCGGGCCCGGCGTCATCTCCGAAGCCCTCATCGCGGAGATCGCCGCCACCGTCCCGCCTCCCATCGGCACCTTCCTGCTCACGTGCAGCCAGGATGTGCGGGACATCATCGCCCAGCAGCGGCGCTGCCGGACCAACACCGTGCAGATCTGCGACCGGCTCACCACGGGGAGCTACGCGGACCTGCGCGGCGCCATGCCCGGCATCTCGCTCGTCCAGGTCATCCACGTCACCGGCGAGGCGTCCCTCGAGGAGGCCCTGAGCGTGGCCCCCCACGTGGATGCGCTGCTGCTCGACTCGGGCAACCAGTCCCTCGCGGTGAAGGAGCTGGGCGGCACCGGGCGCGTCCACGACTGGAGCATCAGCCGGCGCATCCGCGAGCAGGTGGGCGTGCCCGTGTTCCTCGCGGGCGGTCTGCGCCCGGAGAACGTGGGCGAGGCCATCCGCCAGGTGGGGCCCTTCGGGCTCGACCTGTGCAGCGGCGTCAGGACGGATGGCTCACTGGATACCGGAAAGCTCGAGCGGTTCTTCACACGGTTGCGCGCTTGAGGGGGCTCGCCTGGACCGGGCGCGCCCGCTTCCGCCACACCGTCAGCGTGTAGTCCACCACCGCCGCCAGCGACGTCACCCCCACCGCCGCCACCAACGGCTTCACCAGCCGCGGCGCCACCAGCACCGACATCAACGCCCCCAGCTGCAGCGTCGTCACCACCTTGCCCAGCATCCGCGCCTGGAACTTCACCGGGCGGAAGCTCGGCAGGAAGCGCGCCACCACGAAGCCCACCCCCGTCGTCACGTCACGCACCACCAGCGTGCCGAACTCCAGGGGCGTCAGCTTCCCCTCCGCCACGAAGGCCGCCAGCGCCACCATCACGAAGCCCCGGTCCGCCAGGGGATCGATGAGCGCGCCCCAATACGACTCCAGGTGCCGGTGACGGGCGATCCACCCGTCCAGGAAGTCCGTCAGCGCCGCCCCCACCACCAGCCCCGCACGGGCCAGCGGATCCTCCGTCGACACGAAGACCCCCGCCAACGGCAGACGGCTCAGCGACAGCCCGTTGAGGAGCACGAGGCTCGTTCGTCGGTGCATACCTCCAGAAGGTAGGAATGCCCCCCGCCCCTTGCATTCCCGGCCCTCGGGTCTTGCTCACTTCCCTACTCGCTTACCGCTCCCAGGGCGGGCAACCAGACAGGCGGTTGCTGGCCCGGTGGGCGGTGCTCAATCCGCCTGGGGCTCCGGCGGCGCCTCGTCGGGCGGCGAGCCGTACAGGAAACTCGCTCCACCCAGGCGCAACAGCCCCAACCCCAGGGGAACCAGGGCGGCCAGCGCCCACGGCATGGCACCGGTCGTGAGAGCCCCCACCACGATGATGGCCGCGACCGCGAACCACGGCAGGGCCGGCAGCCCCACCGCCAGCCGCAGGAGGGTGTGCAACCAACGCCTGCTCAACACCGGCTCCGTATCCGCCAGCATGCCCGGCACCACGGAGGTGAGGGCCACCCCCAGAATCCAGGACAGGGCCAGCTTCACCTCCGTGGAACGGCCATCGAGCGCGAGGAAGATCGCGGGCAGCGCCTCCACTCCTCCCACGAGGGTGGTCATCGCCAGTCCCCACCCGCGGCGCGTGCGCCCCTGCATGGGCATCGACTCGCCGTGTCCGTCCGCCTCACGCGCCTGGGCGTACAGTTCCGGGGGCACCTCCAGGGCGTAAGGGAAGCCGAGCTCCCCCAGCTGCAGCACCGCCACGTGCCCCACCCTGCGCCCACCGCTGCCCGTGTAGTCGCGGACCTGCTCGTCCTCCAGGATCTCGTGCAACAGGTCCGCCCGCTCGCGAGCGCTCTCCCCGGGTCCCAGGGGCCTCGCGAGCCCACTCAGCAGCGCATCCACCTCGGCGCGGGCCACGCCCGGCGAGCGGACCTCCTCCAGCAGGGCGCGCGGGGACGGGAGCTCCACCTGGCGCACCGGCTCGGGGATATCCCCCAGGAGCTCGCCAGTGGATTCAGGGGCAGGAAGGGCGGAGCGCGAACGTTGCACGGTGCCCCCCATCATACCGGGAACCCGCCGCGCGCGCCGTTGTCCAAGGCCTCCGAGAGACGAACCCCACCCACCTGGAGGCAGTACATGAGGCGGAGCCCCCTCGCCGTCACGGGAGTCGTGTGCGCGCTGACCGTTGGAAGCTG
The sequence above is drawn from the Archangium gephyra genome and encodes:
- a CDS encoding radical SAM protein; its protein translation is MNAPQLKPQREYSRHIHLLYVPTLGCNLGCSYCYLGDQTTRNTLKKDAARATATLRHALDAFEAAGVLAFNVSLHGGEVTTMPPAVLEELFTLIRGYYMGHFDALSALGQPKSVPHIKTNLYRFAPLYDLFVKHKVSISASIDLPLALHAKHRTTRGGASWLDKTLENLRLLARYPHAKKISATLCEEHLADIPAIIDDIWFIHRELGFDMNRFNVMFAFESALNETHEVSKGKSPLTQASPAKQMELYRALNEAFAGTELEEGLRRNWFDEFKPSYCTSAFNCGERFFLLQSDGSVYSCVRGQGLEELHYGNVFTDSVEQILATGARKVSALHQAQGFDSSCQSCGHLRLCRTGCPAVKLQMKSAKSYTCELQKALYTDNPRSFPEDPPEAQQDYARWYARNMHPRLAFAEAPPPRPGVLLPNDLYQEKNTLPALIAEDETLQALYSHEAFVLEMGEERLPLSSQLLKRERSVFTLTKEDRLRLHVRKELFQKACPEPIRNTLYLQLLRDTPVIYGDEKRTKQEHLFTYQLHFHCLEPSDSLGEEYVMADLGGILHLHRSLYLPQVSNNLFVTTQYLREYHYQKQKNNAFYHIQAINLPFQNFEFFYVP
- a CDS encoding TIGR02265 family protein, which encodes MDSSDALHLRIRAATEKDVLLGMFFDSSMENLQRQLGPTEAEAVRKEVFGSRNIVSFFRYPVADLLKLVDLGVKRNRTSSRKYDDAIADFGRAAVNYFFDSQAGKMMSFLSGDEPHRLMASSPAAYKAVTAFGERSYERVSARSGKLICHGELLGAAWTQGVVEQALLKAAKVSARVRMEVKNPSGSDFIAHVEW
- a CDS encoding CDP-alcohol phosphatidyltransferase family protein; protein product: MHRRTSLVLLNGLSLSRLPLAGVFVSTEDPLARAGLVVGAALTDFLDGWIARHRHLESYWGALIDPLADRGFVMVALAAFVAEGKLTPLEFGTLVVRDVTTGVGFVVARFLPSFRPVKFQARMLGKVVTTLQLGALMSVLVAPRLVKPLVAAVGVTSLAAVVDYTLTVWRKRARPVQASPLKRATV
- a CDS encoding phosphoribosylanthranilate isomerase, with the translated sequence MEASNTPRIKVCCISSVQEAHAAIRAGASALGLVSSMPSGPGVISEALIAEIAATVPPPIGTFLLTCSQDVRDIIAQQRRCRTNTVQICDRLTTGSYADLRGAMPGISLVQVIHVTGEASLEEALSVAPHVDALLLDSGNQSLAVKELGGTGRVHDWSISRRIREQVGVPVFLAGGLRPENVGEAIRQVGPFGLDLCSGVRTDGSLDTGKLERFFTRLRA